In Luxibacter massiliensis, a single genomic region encodes these proteins:
- the tadA gene encoding tRNA adenosine(34) deaminase TadA translates to MDLDEKYMREAIRQAKKAYALEEVPIGCVIVFQDKIIGRGYNRRTIDKNTLAHAELIAIKKASRKLGDWRLEDCTMYVTLEPCQMCSGAIIQARIKRVVVGCMNPKAGCAGSILNLLDMQEFNHQCELTTGVLETECSTMMKQFFTELRKIHKQKKQKAQQDIEGRERMQ, encoded by the coding sequence ATGGACTTAGACGAGAAATATATGAGAGAAGCTATTAGACAGGCGAAAAAGGCATATGCCTTGGAGGAAGTACCGATTGGGTGTGTGATTGTTTTTCAGGATAAAATTATTGGACGGGGATATAACAGGCGCACTATAGATAAAAATACACTGGCCCATGCGGAGCTGATCGCAATTAAAAAAGCCAGCAGAAAGCTGGGGGACTGGCGGCTCGAGGACTGCACAATGTACGTTACCCTGGAACCATGCCAAATGTGTTCCGGCGCTATTATACAAGCCAGGATCAAACGTGTTGTCGTAGGTTGTATGAACCCAAAAGCAGGATGCGCAGGCTCCATCCTGAATCTGCTTGACATGCAGGAATTTAATCATCAGTGTGAACTCACAACAGGTGTGCTGGAAACGGAATGCAGTACTATGATGAAACAATTCTTTACAGAACTGCGCAAGATTCATAAACAAAAGAAACAGAAAGCACAACAAGATATAGAAGGAAGAGAAAGGATGCAGTAG